ACACCCCCGACGGCTCGATGAACCTCTTCGGCGCGCTGCGGCGGGCGATGGCCACGACCGGGTACAGCGAGCTGAAGGAGTTCCAGCGGGTCGAGGTGACGGTGGCGGACTCGCAGCACCGGCGGTAGTCCGTAGTCCCCAGGACGGGACGAGGAAGGGCCTGGTCACTCGGGTGAGTGACCAGGCCCTTTCGCGTGTCCAACTGGCCCTGGCGGGGCGCGTGTTGGCGTATGCGGGCGCGTGGTTGCCTTCGGGCCGGATGGCGCGGTGGAGGGCGGTTCCGAGGCGCTAGTGTCCGTGATCGGCGCCCCAGGTTTCTTCTGGGTGCCCCCTTCCAAGGACACGGTTCCGGACCCCGGCCCCTCGGGGCCCGGCCCGATTCCGAGGTGGATCTTGCGACTTTTCGGATGGTGAGCGGCCGCCCCCACGAGACCTAGGGGCGGACACTCCGTGATCCATCCAGGAGCCTGCCGCAGTGGCCACTGCGGTGGGCTCCACCTTGCTTCGGATGGTGAGCGGCCGCCCCCACAGAACCTAAGGGCGGACACACCGTGATCCATCCAGGAGCCTGCCGCATTAGCCCCTGCGGTGGGCTCCACCGTCTCCCAAGGTACTGGCGGCGGGGTGCCCCGCGCCACCAGCCCAGGGGGCTCAGCGCGCCCACGCGCCCCTCTTCACAACCGATGCGCCGCCCCCGTGGGCGCCGCCCCCCGCGTGTCCAGCAGCAGCTGTGCCTTCACCGACAGGCCTTGCAGGTCGTACGTGCGGTGCTGCTGGAGGAGGATGGTCAGGTCCGCGTCGGCGACAGCCTCGTAGAGGGAGTCCACGCGGGGGACGGGGCGGTCCAGGACGCTCCAGGCGGGCACGTGCGGGTCGTGGTAGCTGACCGACGCGCCCAGTTCCATCAGGCGCAGGGCGATCTCCTGGGCGGGCGTGCCGTGCAGGTCGGCGAGGTCGGGCTTGTAGGTGACGCCCAGGAGCAGCACGCGTGCGCCGCGGGCCGACTTGCCGTGTTCGTTGAGGAGCGTGGCGGCGCGCTGGACGACGTAGCCGGGCATGCGGTTGTTGACCTGCTGGGCCAGTTCCACCATGCGCAGGGTGCGGCCGCCGTGGGCGGTCAGGTCCTGCGGGACGGCGTGGCCGCCGACGCCGGGGCCGGGGCGGAAGGCCTGGAAGCCGAACGGCTTGGTCTCCGCGCAGCGGACGACGTCCCACAGGTCGACGCCCAGGTCGTGGCAGAGGACGGCCATCTCGTTGACGAGGGCGATGTTGACGTGCCGGTAGTTGGTCTCCAGGAGCTGCACGGTCTCCGCCTCGCGGGGTCCACGCGCGCGCACCACCTTGTCGGTGAGCCGTCCGTAGAAGGCGGCGGCCGACTCCGTGCAGGCCGGGGTGAGGCCGCCGATGACCTTGGGGGTGTTGGCGGGGGTGAAGTCGCGGTTGCCGGGGTCGACGCGGCTGGGGGAGTAGGCGAGGTGGAAGTCGCGGCCCGCGCGCAGACCCGATCCCTCTTCCAGGAGGGGACGCAGGAATTCCTCTGTGGTCCCTGGGTACACAGGTGACTCCAGGATCACAGTGATGTGGGGGCGCAGGTGGGCGGCCAGGGTGCGGGCGGCCGCCTCCAGCTGGCTCAGGTCGAGTCCGCCGTCCGCGCCCCGCGGGGTCGGTGCGCAGATGACCGCGGTGCGCACCCGGCCGAGCTCGGTGGCGTTCGTGGTCGGCCGGAAGCCCCCCGAGAGCATCCGGCGCTGTTCGGCGGGGCTGAGGAGGCCGGCCTCGGGGCCGGTCCGGTAGCCGATGGTGGCGACGCCGGCGGCGACGGCGGCCTGGGCCAGGGGCAGGCCGTACGGGCCGAGTCCGATGACGGCGAGATCTGCGGGCATGGCGTGGCCGTCCTTCCCGATAGCCGAAGTGGGACAGGTGCGCAAGCCCTGTGGACAGGACAGGCGAGCGCAATGTCAGACTAGGAGTAAATATGACCGATATGCGGGATTGCTCGCCCGAGTTTCGGTGAGTGTTCCGTGGGCGTTGTCCACAGGCTGACGGCCCGTGGTGGCTGAAGTCGGGCAACACGGTCAGAATTTGGGCATGGGGGATACGGACGGGGTCTCACCCGACGGGTGCGGCCGGCGCGACCGATGAGCGGGAGGCAGCGGTGAGGACAGCGACACTCGGGCCGGCGCAACGCGCCGAGTCACTCGCATCTATGGCCGAGCGCGAGCTGGACGTGCTGGTGGTGGGCGCAGGCGTGGTCGGTGCGGGCACCGCCCTCGACGCCGCGACCAGGGGCCTGTCCACGGGCCTGGTGGAGGCGCGTGACTGGGCGTCCGGCACCTCCAGCCGGTCCAGCAAGCTGATCCACGGCGGCCTGCGCTATCTGGAGATGCTCGACTTCACGCTCGTACGGGAGGCCCTGAAGGAACGCGGCCTGCTGCTGGAGCGGCTCGCGCCGCATCTCGTGAAACCCGTGCCGTTTCTGTACCCCTTGCAGCACAAGGGCTGGGAGCGCCTGTACGCCGGGTCGGGCGTCGCGATGTACGACGCCATGTCCATGGCCCGAGGTCATGGCCGGGGCCTGCCCATGCACCGCCACCTGACCCGCTCTCACGCCCTGCGCGTGGCGCCCTGCTTGAAGAAAGACGCGCTGGTCGGGGCGCTTCAGTACTACGACGCCCAGATGGACGACGCCCGGTACGTGGCGACCCTGGTGCGCACGGCGGTGGCGTACGGCGCGAAGGCCGCCAACCGCGCCCGTGTGACGGGCTTCCTGCGTGAGGGCGAGCGGGTCGTCGGCGCGAAGGTGCAGGATGTCGAGGCGGGCGGCGAGTACGAGATCCGGGCCAAGCAGGTCGTCAACGCGACCGGCGTGTGGACGGACGACACCCAGGCGATGGTCGGGGAGCGCGGCCAGTTCCACGTACGGGCGTCCAAGGGCATCCACCTGGTCGTACCGCGCGACCGGATCCACTCCACGACCGGGCTGATCCTGCGCACGGAGAAGTCCGTGCTGTTCGTCATCCCCTGGGGCCGGCACTGGATCGTCGGGACCACGGACACCGACTGGGACCTCGACAAGGCCCACCCGGCCGCGTCCAGCGCGGACATCGACTACCTGCTGGACCATGTGAACTCGGTGCTCGCGGTGCCGCTCACGAGGGACGACGTCCAGGGCGTGTACGCGGGCCTGCGGCCGCTGCTCGCGGGCGAGTCGGCCGCCACCAGCAAGCTGTCGCGCGAGCACACCGTCGCGCATCCCGTGCCCGGGCTCGTCGTCGTGGCGGGCGGCAAGTACACCACCTACCGGGTCATGGCCAAGGACGCGGTGGACGCGGCGGTGCACGGGCTCGACATGCGCGTCGCCGAGTGCGTCACCGAGGACGTGCCACTGCTGGGCGCCGAGGGCTACCGGGCGCTGTGGAACGCGCGGGCGCGGATAGCGGCCCGGACCGGACTGCATGTGGTGCGGGTGGAGCACCTGCTGAACCGGTACGGGACGATGGCCGAGGAACTCCTCGCGCTCGTCGCCGAGGACCCGTCCCTGGGTGAGCCCCTGCCGGCGGCCGACGACTATCTGCGCGCCGAGATCGTGTACGCGGCCTCGCACGAGGGGGCGCGACATCTGGACGACGTGCTGACCCGGCGCACGCGCATCTCCATCGAGACCTTCGACCGGGGCACGCGCAGCGCTCGCGACGCCGCCGAGCTGATGGCGCCGGTCCTCGGCTGGGACAAGGACCAGATCGAGCGCGAGGTCCAGCACTACGAGAAGCGGGTGGAGGCGGAGCGGGAGTCGCAGCGCCAGCCGGACGACCTGACGGCGGACGCGGCGCGGCTGGGGGCGCCGGACATCGTGCCGCTGTAGGCGACTGCTCCCGCGAACCGAGCGAGGCTGCCGGCATCACTCGAACGAGTGTCGTGAGTGGGGATCCCTGTTCGGGGCCCGTCCGTTCTACGAGGTGCGGGGGCAGAACTCGGCCGTGAGCACCGCGGGTTCGAGACCGGGATCTGCGATCGCGTCCGTGTTCACGCGGAAGGTGAGGACACGCCGGCCGTCGACGGTGGCCGCGCTGCGCACGTAGCTGCCGGATATGTGCCCGTTGTGCCCCCACACCGTGGTGCCGCACGGAAGTTTCTCGGGGAACAGCCCCATGCCGTACGCGCCGTGTGCGGCACGGGTGTCGAGCATCTCGCGCAGCCAGCGCGAGGGCAGCAGCCGCCCGCCGAGCAGGGCCGAGTAGAAGCGGTCCAGATCGGCGAGCGTGGTCACCAACTCGCCCGCGGCGCCGGCCACCCGCGGGTCGAGATCGGTGACGTCGGTTCCGTCGGCGGCGTAGGCGCGGCCGTGCGGAGAGGGCAGCGAGGAGCGGGATCCGGGGAAGGAGGTGCCCGTCAGATCCAGGGGAGTGATGATGCGGTGCTCGGCCTCGGTGGCGTACGAGTGGCCGGTGACCTGCTCGACGACCAGGCCGAGCAGGACGTAGTTGGTGTTCGAGTAGGAGAAGCGGCCGCGTTCGGCCGGGGGGTGGGTGAGTGCGATGCGTACGGCCTGAAGGGGTGTGACGGGTGCGGTTCCGCCGGTGGCCGCGGTGTAGTCGTACAGGCCGCTGGTGTGGGTGAGCAGGGCACGCAGGGTCAGCGCGCGGCCGTCGTTGCCCGCTCCCCGCACCAGGCCCGGCAGGTGCTGCTCCACGGTGTCGGACAGTGACAGCCGGTGCTCGGCGGCCAGTTGCAGCACGACCGTCGCGATGAACGTCTTCGTGACGCTGCCGGCGCGGAAGTGGTCCGACCGGGCGATTCCGTGCCCGGCATGGGCATAGCGGGTGGTGGCTCCCTCCCGGGCCAGCAGGGCCGCGGCGGGTGCTCTGCCCTGGGTCACCAGCAGCGGGAGCACCGCGTTCGTGGGCGGAACGGACAGAGCCGACGAGTCGGAGGGAGGCAGGCCGAGGAGGGCGACGGACACGGGCAGGGCCAGCAAGGCCCGAAAGGGCGGCACGCGGGCTCCTCCCTCGTCGGGGCGTCGGGGGCCCATCATGCAAGGCGGCGCGCGGTGTGCCGCACCCGGGTTCCGGATGGGCGGGCCCGTGGGGGCGTTTGGCCAGGGGCCCCCTGCCCGGCGCCCAGGGGGCCCCTGGGCGCCGGGCACTTGTCGGGTGAGAGACAATGGAGGCTCTGTCAGGGCGGGTTGTATGAGGGGACGCATGTCGGAGGCGGAGCGGGCGGGCACATCTCGTCAGGACACTCGTCAGGACAACAGGGAGCGTCTCCTCGCGGGGCGTTACCGGCTGGGCAAGGTGCTCGGCCGCGGGGGCATGGGCACGGTGTGGCGGGCCGAGGACGAGACCCTCGGGCGGACGGTCGCCGTCAAGGAGCTGCGGTTCCCGTCGAACATCGACGAGGAGGAGAAGCGACGGCTGATCACGCGGACGCTGCGCGAGGCCAAGGCGATCGCGCGGATCCGCAACAACAGCGCCGTGACGGTCTTCGACGTGGTCCAGGAGGACGACCGGCCCTGGATCGTGATGGAGCTCGTCGAGGGCAAGTCGCTCGCCGAGGTCATCCGGGAGGACGGCCTGCTGGAGCCCAGGCGTGCGGCGGAGGTCGGGCTCGCGATCCTCGACGTGCTGCGGTCCGCGCACCGCGAGGGCATCCTGCACCGCGACGTGAAGCCGTCGAACGTGCTGATCGCCGAGGACGGCCGGGTCGTGCTCACGGACTTCGGGATCGCCCAGGTCGAGGGTGACCCGTCCATCACCTCGACCGGCATGCTCGTCGGCGCGCCCTCCTACATCTCCCCTGAGCGGGCGCGCGGGCACAAGCCGGGCCGGGCGGCCGACCTGTGGTCGCTCGGCGGGCTGCTGTACGCGGCGGTGGAGGGCGCGCCGCCGTACGACAAGGGATCGGCCATAGCGACCCTCACGGCCGTGATGACCGAGCCGTTGGAGGAGCCGAAGAACGCCGGCCCGCTGAAGGACGTCATCCACGGACTGCTCACCAAGGACCCCGCCAAGCGGCTCGACGACGCGGGCGCCCGGGCGATGCTGAACGCGGTCATCCACGCGCCCGAGAAGGCCGAGCCGGAGCCCCTGGACGCGACGAAGGTCGTGCCGCTGCCGGCGCAGCCGGACAAGTCCTCGCGCAAGGGGAGTTCGGCGGGTTCCGGGAGCAAGCGGGGCGAGGAAGCCGGGGAGCGGTTGCGCGGGGCGCTGCGTTCCGTGCGCAAGGGCGCTGCGGGAACGGCCGGGGCGTCGGCCGCGTCCCGGACGGAGTCCGACGGCGCTGCGGCCTCGTCCGCGCCGGAGGGCGGGAAGGTCGGGTCCGGGGACGCGGGTGCGTCCGTGTCGAAGCCGGGTTCGGCGGCGGACCCGGGGGCGGCTGCCGGGGCCGGTGAGCGGGGTGCGCAGGGGGCGAAGACGGCGTCCGCGGGCCGGAGTTCGGGGTGGCCCGTCATGACGCCGCCGGACCTGCCGCCGCGGCCCGCGCCGCCCAGGGCGCCGCTCACCGACGTCGTGCCGCGGCGGACCTTGATGATCATCGCGATGGTCGTGGCGCTCGCCGTGATCGGCACCGTGCTCGCCATCGCGCTCAGCGGAGACGACAAGGACTCCAAGGGGGCCTCCGGCGAGAGCGGCGGCAAGACCGTCGCCACGGCGTCGAGCGGCGCCGACACCAAGGGCGACGAGAGCGACGGCACGCGCACCGACGGCGCGGCGACACAGCCCGCGCCGTCGAAGCCCGCCTCGAACAGCACGCCCGGCGACCGGGCGAGCGGGTCTTCCGGCGGCGGCAAGGGCACCGCCGCGGTCTCGACGCACCAGGGCAGCCAGGGGTACTCGATCGGACTGCCGAAGGGGTGGAAGTACCAGTCCACGGGTGCCGCGGGCGACCGGTTCACCGGGCCCGACGGACAGAAGCTGCTCATCGCCTGGACGTCCACGCCCAAGGGCGACCCGGTGGCGGACTGGAAGAGCCAGGAGCGCTACATGCAGCGCGCGCAGTACAAGAAGATCCGAATAGAGCAGGTGGACTACCGCGGCTGGAACACGGCCGACTGGGAGTTCACCTACGTGGACGGCGGCACCAAGTACCGGACCATCGACCGCGGTTTCGTCGTCGACGACCGGCAGGGCTACGCGCTGATGTACACGGCGAAGGCGGCCGACTGGGACGGTGAGCTGCGCAAGCAGACCTGGCGGACACTG
The genomic region above belongs to Streptomyces coeruleorubidus and contains:
- a CDS encoding serine hydrolase domain-containing protein, translated to MPPFRALLALPVSVALLGLPPSDSSALSVPPTNAVLPLLVTQGRAPAAALLAREGATTRYAHAGHGIARSDHFRAGSVTKTFIATVVLQLAAEHRLSLSDTVEQHLPGLVRGAGNDGRALTLRALLTHTSGLYDYTAATGGTAPVTPLQAVRIALTHPPAERGRFSYSNTNYVLLGLVVEQVTGHSYATEAEHRIITPLDLTGTSFPGSRSSLPSPHGRAYAADGTDVTDLDPRVAGAAGELVTTLADLDRFYSALLGGRLLPSRWLREMLDTRAAHGAYGMGLFPEKLPCGTTVWGHNGHISGSYVRSAATVDGRRVLTFRVNTDAIADPGLEPAVLTAEFCPRTS
- a CDS encoding glycerol-3-phosphate dehydrogenase/oxidase; the protein is MRTATLGPAQRAESLASMAERELDVLVVGAGVVGAGTALDAATRGLSTGLVEARDWASGTSSRSSKLIHGGLRYLEMLDFTLVREALKERGLLLERLAPHLVKPVPFLYPLQHKGWERLYAGSGVAMYDAMSMARGHGRGLPMHRHLTRSHALRVAPCLKKDALVGALQYYDAQMDDARYVATLVRTAVAYGAKAANRARVTGFLREGERVVGAKVQDVEAGGEYEIRAKQVVNATGVWTDDTQAMVGERGQFHVRASKGIHLVVPRDRIHSTTGLILRTEKSVLFVIPWGRHWIVGTTDTDWDLDKAHPAASSADIDYLLDHVNSVLAVPLTRDDVQGVYAGLRPLLAGESAATSKLSREHTVAHPVPGLVVVAGGKYTTYRVMAKDAVDAAVHGLDMRVAECVTEDVPLLGAEGYRALWNARARIAARTGLHVVRVEHLLNRYGTMAEELLALVAEDPSLGEPLPAADDYLRAEIVYAASHEGARHLDDVLTRRTRISIETFDRGTRSARDAAELMAPVLGWDKDQIEREVQHYEKRVEAERESQRQPDDLTADAARLGAPDIVPL
- a CDS encoding nucleotide sugar dehydrogenase, translated to MPADLAVIGLGPYGLPLAQAAVAAGVATIGYRTGPEAGLLSPAEQRRMLSGGFRPTTNATELGRVRTAVICAPTPRGADGGLDLSQLEAAARTLAAHLRPHITVILESPVYPGTTEEFLRPLLEEGSGLRAGRDFHLAYSPSRVDPGNRDFTPANTPKVIGGLTPACTESAAAFYGRLTDKVVRARGPREAETVQLLETNYRHVNIALVNEMAVLCHDLGVDLWDVVRCAETKPFGFQAFRPGPGVGGHAVPQDLTAHGGRTLRMVELAQQVNNRMPGYVVQRAATLLNEHGKSARGARVLLLGVTYKPDLADLHGTPAQEIALRLMELGASVSYHDPHVPAWSVLDRPVPRVDSLYEAVADADLTILLQQHRTYDLQGLSVKAQLLLDTRGAAPTGAAHRL
- a CDS encoding serine/threonine-protein kinase, translating into MSEAERAGTSRQDTRQDNRERLLAGRYRLGKVLGRGGMGTVWRAEDETLGRTVAVKELRFPSNIDEEEKRRLITRTLREAKAIARIRNNSAVTVFDVVQEDDRPWIVMELVEGKSLAEVIREDGLLEPRRAAEVGLAILDVLRSAHREGILHRDVKPSNVLIAEDGRVVLTDFGIAQVEGDPSITSTGMLVGAPSYISPERARGHKPGRAADLWSLGGLLYAAVEGAPPYDKGSAIATLTAVMTEPLEEPKNAGPLKDVIHGLLTKDPAKRLDDAGARAMLNAVIHAPEKAEPEPLDATKVVPLPAQPDKSSRKGSSAGSGSKRGEEAGERLRGALRSVRKGAAGTAGASAASRTESDGAAASSAPEGGKVGSGDAGASVSKPGSAADPGAAAGAGERGAQGAKTASAGRSSGWPVMTPPDLPPRPAPPRAPLTDVVPRRTLMIIAMVVALAVIGTVLAIALSGDDKDSKGASGESGGKTVATASSGADTKGDESDGTRTDGAATQPAPSKPASNSTPGDRASGSSGGGKGTAAVSTHQGSQGYSIGLPKGWKYQSTGAAGDRFTGPDGQKLLIAWTSTPKGDPVADWKSQERYMQRAQYKKIRIEQVDYRGWNTADWEFTYVDGGTKYRTIDRGFVVDDRQGYALMYTAKAADWDGELRKQTWRTLTKTFEPKS